The genomic segment GATAATAAAATTGCCGAAGTTTCTTCAAAAGGGGTCATCACCGCTGTTGGGCGGGGCGTGGTTAAAGTTACAGCCAAAATGCTTTTAGAGGGCTACGAGTACACAAGCGAACTTATCATTACAGCAGGTCAGGCTACTTTAGAGCAAGTATTGTTGGATGGTGCAAAATTTAACGCATCCAGCTCAAATAGCAGTTATCCGTTAACCAATATCCATGACGGAAGGTTGGATACATTCTGGCATTCTGATTATTTAAATCCTGAGCAAAAAATGCCGCAGTGGGTTACTGTAGAACTGAAAGAACCGGTTGCCCTTAACATGGTTGTTTGCCGTGCAAGAAAAGACCAGGTGGGCGGCGCAATACTTGAGGGGAAAATCTACGTAAGCAATGACGGAAAAAACTACAAAGAGGTATGTGCACAAACCTTTGAAAAAAATAAAAACGACCGCATGTTTTATTTCAAAGAGCAAACCGCAAAGTTTATTAAAATAAGCGTTGAAAAATCTGACATGGATTCGGAATCTTCAAACGCGGCGGCCATTGCAGAAATAGAATTGCTCAAGGGTGATACAATTACCTCTGTAAAAGAAATTCCGCAACAAGTGGTACGTTTTGGTACGCCGATAGAAAAGGTGCTAAAGAAGTACCCAATGCCGAAAGAGGTTGAAGTTACGATTGGCGAAGATAAGACGGATACATTACCTGTAGTATGGAACTTGGTAGAATATAACCCCAATGTTGCAGGCACCTATACAATAGAGGGTATTCTGTTTAAAGAAAACGTTGCAAACGTTAAAAATTTAAAAGCGGTTTACTCTATTAAAGTTTTACCCAAAAACACCACATCACCGGCGAATAAAGAAGAACTAAGCAGCCTGATTTCGTCGGTTAACGCTTTAAAAGAAAGCGACTATACAGCTGAAACTTGGGCAAATATGAAGCGTTTGTATAAACAAGCGGTAGACTTTAATGCTATGACCGGTGCCATACAGCATGATGTGGACGTAATAGCCGAAAGCTTGAAAGAAGCAATCGAAGCTTTGGTAAGGGCAGGCGAACAAGGCAATGAGCATCCCGCGAATAAAGAAGAACTAAGCAGCCTGATATCATCGGTTCATGCTCTAAAAGAAAGCGATTATACGGGTGAAACTTGGGCGAATTTGCAACAGGTGCATAAACAAGCTGTCGATTTAAATGCTATGACAGATGCAACACAGCATGATGTGGATGCAATGGTGGAAAACCTGAAAAAAGCAATAAAAGCTTTGGTTAAGGCAGGCGAACAAGGCAAAGAGCACCCTGCTGTGCCTGAAAACCCCAACGATAAAGAGCTGTTCGGTGCTGTTACCATAAAACCCGAGCAAGATGTGAAACTCCCCGACAATATAAAGTTTACGGTAAAGGCAAAAACCATGATAGAAACAGAACAGATTTTAATTAATGGGGAATCTGCTAAGTTTGCATACGATATCAAGGCAACGGGCAGCGGGATTTTATCAGGCAAATTACCCGGCAAAGTAAAAGTAAGAATCAAACTTTCTCCACAGCTTTATTCAGGTGCTGAACAAGGCAAGCTTAAGGTATTCTACATCAACGGCAAAGCTTACGAAGACATGAATGCAAGCAGCATAAAAATTGGTGAAGAATGGTACATTGAGTTTTTAACAAATCACTTTAGTATTTATGCAGTTACAGCAAAAGAAGATGCAGATGTACCGGCAACGAATAAGGTTTATAAAAACTCTAATAATTCTGCCCATGACCAACAACTCGAGTTTTGGAAAAATGCAGCGGAGCGTATTCGCTCGGCAGAAAAAGGCGATACCGTAGCGGTAAACGCCAAGTGGTATGATAAAGTGTTCTATTTTGTCATGGATGCGCTGCGAGAAAATAAAGATGTGTCGCTCATCATCAACTGGAACGGAGGCAGCACAATTGTTATTCCGTCGGGTAAAGCACAGCCGGACGAAACCGGTCGTATTTATTGGCCGCTTTCTTTACTGGCAGAGTTGTATGAACATGAACCGACAGGTGTTAACCCAGAGACAGGCGGAGTAATTACTGTTACCGCGCCCTTGCAGGCAGAAGTACAAACAATTGTTACCCCAAAAACGGCAGGACTGGAAGAAGAGAAAATTACAGGAGTTGCCGTAGACAATGCACGTAAAGCAGAGCGGGGCGATGTTACAACAAAAGAAACTGCTGATAGTGCTGATTCACAAGCATACAGCAGTGCCCAGAATGTTCCGTTTACTGCAATTATGGCAGCAATGCTACTTATTACTGCAGCAGGTGTTGGCGTGTTCATCTGGAAGAAAAACAAAAAGCCGCAATAATAAAGTAAGCTTTAGCTAAAGTCAACTAAATTAAGCGGCGCATAACATGAAAAAAACTGGCTCTGTTGTAATACGGAGTCAGTTTTTTTATTTTGCTTTCCAATTTTAGTATTTCATTAACACATCTCGATTATAGTCATGTGTTTTTCGATTGCAGCTATATAAATTACGATGGTTTGTGCTCCACAAATTGCAGCAAACAGGCTGTACTTCCTTTTATAAACACCGTTACAGAGTGCACCACTACAACTATGCTAATACAGCGCAGACTGAAAAACATTACTGCTGCAAAGCATTGCATCTGAAATAGCCATATTAGTAGATAGGCGTGCTTTTTAAATCCATGTTATAAAAAAATTGTATGGCACGTTGGATTGCGACATCCCAAAACGGCCATTCATGGTCACCCTGCCATTCAAGGTAAGTATGATTGTAACCTGCTTGCTCGGCCGCTTTGCGAAAAATTTGATTATCTTGATACAAAAAATCTTCGGTTCCGCAAATTTGTATCAGGCGCGGTCGGTCAGGTTCTGTTGCGGCTTTTTGAACCAACGCAATCACATCATCTTCTGGGCGAACTGTTGCATCACGCCCCAAAAGGGCAGAGAATTCTTGCGGCGCAACATCTTCCCAACGTCCCGCCGCAATGTCATCTGCAATGCGCGGCAGATTCATAACACCCGAAAGAGTAGCCGCTGCCGCATATTGTTTTGGATAACGAAGCATACATTTTGCGGCGCCGTACCCGCCCATACTTTCGCCTGCGATAAACGTTTTTTCACGGGTATCGGGTAGGCAAAACCATTTTTTGCATATCTTTGGCAGTTCTTCTGCAACATAAGAAAAATAGCGCGGGCCATAGGCTGCATCAATATAAAAACTACGCTGTACCTCGGGCATAATTACAATTAAGTTGTACTTTTTTGCATAATACTCAATTTTAGAAAAGCGCGTCCATTCTCCGGCATTGGCGGCAAGGCCATGCAAAAGGTAAAGTACAGAAGGCTGCCCGCTTACTACCGGTGTCACATCATTTGAGATATCCGGAAAAATTACTTTTAATTGTGTTGTCATTCGCAAACTCTCGGAATAAAAATCTCCTGCAAATGTTCCCATAATAATCTTCTCCTTAAAAAAAGGACGGAAAAATTTTTCCGCCCCTTTTAACTATTTGTGAAAATGTACGGTAAAATTGCATTTGTCGCCTCGTGTGTAAGAACGCGAATATTCAATCACCCTTCCGGTTTGGTCATAACTTGTGCAAGAAAACAACAGCGTGGCACTTCCCGGTTCTATGCCAAGCATGCGTGCATCGCTGGTTTCAAGCTCTGCCAAATCCAGTGCTTGCCGTGCGTGTTCCAACTGTATTCCGTAAAAGTTATAAACCTCATAAAGGCTGAACACCGCAAGGTCAATTCCCTCCAGCTTTGGCACCAAGCTGCATGGCAAAAATATCTCCTCCAGCGAAATCGGCTCGCCGTTTGCCAAATCCAAGCGTTTTATGTAGTAGATATTTTCTGTGGGAGGGATGGAAAATATATGCGCATATTTAATGCCGGCAGGCCTTCTTATTTTAATTAAAACCTTCGTGGATGGCTTGGCGTTTTTTTCAAGCATAGTTTGCGTAAAGCCGCCTAAAGTTTCTAAATCTCGCTCTATTTTGTTACCTACCACATAAACACCTTTGCCTTGAACACGCCGCAGCAAACCTTCTTTTACCAGCGCATCCACAGCATTGCGTACGGTTAAACGGTTAATCCCATAAGTTTCGGCAAGCTCGTTTTCCGAAGGAATGGTAGTACCCGGCAGATAATCACCATCCTCAATTTTTGTGCGCACAACCTCGCGTAATTGAAGATAAACAGGTGACTGATAATTAATTTCACGTTCGATAGTCAACAAAAATCCTCCTTATAGGGGGGATTTACCATGCTCCGTTGTAACCAAGTGTTACGCTGCTGTTTGCAGCACCCATATGCATACATTCGGGCAAAGGTTTCTGCTGCAGTATTCCATACAAAAAGCCTGCGATGTAACTGTCGCCTGCGCCCATCGTATCCACTACGGTGCATGGAACAATACCGCCGACGGTAAAAATTTTACCGTCATATGCTATGCTGCCCTTTTCGCCAAGTGTGCAAATTACCAGCATTGGCCCGCGTGCATGCAGCTTTTGCATGCAATCGCGCAAAGCAGGGGTATCCCCGTCATCTGAAGCAAAAAACAAATAGTCTACACTGCTGATTGCAATATCCACCACGGGGTCGTCTGGTCTGGTTGCTGCGTCAAACGCAACAGGAACCCCGCGGGAATGAATTTCAGCAAGATTATTATGAACATTCCCCCATAAACCCGTTACAACCATTTCATGGGAGCATAAAAAATCAATATCGGAGGCATCCAGCACCATATCAGCCAAAACGCCCTCTTCATAATCGCCAAAAACACGTTCTCCGTCAATCAGTTCAACGTGTGTAATAGCGGTATTGCCCGGCAGAAATTTGATGTGGGAGGTGTCAACACCCTTTTGCTTGATTGCATCAGCCATCAAAGCGCCGTATTTGTCGGTGCCTACTGCCCCTGTGTAAGAGGCTTGGCCTCCCATACGCGTAAAATAAACTGCCACATTTACGGGATTTCCACCGGGGTAAGACTTTCCGATATTTTCATAAACATCCATGCAATTGTCGCCAACTGCAGCCAATTTAGCCATGCCTTTCTCCTTTTACAGAAAAGAGCTTCTATCATTCTTTGGGCTTTTTGGTCGTCAGAGTACTGACAAACCGAATATATTCCGACCGTACAATCGCTTTAAAATATTCAACGGGAACCTTTTCTTGGTCGAAAACCACACCTGATTGGTAAAATACCGGTGCATTTTCTGGAATATTCAGCTGCTCAGATTCTTCTTTATCGGTATAGGTAACGTTTACTATTTCCTCACCGCCGCAAATTGCAATGCCGTACTGTTCTTTTAGCGTGCTGTACAAGGAACATTTTGAAAAATCATATTGGTCAATTCCGGGCGCACGGTCTGCATCAATGTAAGAGGTAACTAAAAGAACCGGTATTTCATCCAAATAGCGCAAACGCACCGTTTCAAACAAGCGATGTCCCATCATAACATGCATTTTTCGAGATAGCTGCTTGGTTGCTTCGCAAATACGTGCACTTACCACTTGGGTTGTAACTCTTCTACCGGCAGATTCTACCATACGGCCAAAGCCGTCTACCTCCGCATCCTGCAAACAGCGCTCAAATTTGGGCGGAGCCACAAATGTGCCCGAACCAACTTTGCTGTATAAAATGCCTTCTGCTGTCAGCCTACGAATTGCACTGCGCAATGTAGATCGGTTGATCGACCACATCTCGCACATATCGCGTTCGGACGGCAGCCGATCATGCACACTCAGTTTGTTTTGAATGATATAACACTCTATCCGTTCTGCCGCTTCTTCTCGCGGGCGGCTGCGATATTCTGTAACCACGGTAATAAACCTCCTCCGCAACTGCAGGTAACAAATGTTTAATTAATTTTACCATATTGCAGCCAATTGGTGCAAGTATGTACGGAGGATGTATGCCAATTTTGTCTCTGTGGTTTCACTAAAATACGGCTCTCTGCATCGAATTCGGCGCAAAAGAGCCGCAGATTATAGCAATTAGTCGGTTGAAGAAGATTTTTTGTTTTGACGCTCCCACAAATAGTACGCGGGCAAACCTGTGCCAACAGCAATAATTGCGCAGATAAGACCTGCTATCGGTGCCCAAACAAAGGTTGAAACAATCAGCGTACCGGTCATAAACATTGCAATACCGGCCATCAGATAACCGCAGGGCATTTTCCAAGCGGGGTTGTAATTTTTTTTACGGCGTAAAACAAAAATCATGCTAAAGGTAAGAAAATTCTTCAAAAGCGCAACCAGTGTGAAATAACCCAGCAAATCAGAAAGTGATGTTGCAAAAATTAACAGGATAGCAACAGCACACTGCACAATGATAGAGAAATAGGGAGTTTCGTATTTAGGATGAACTTTTGCAAAAGATTTAAAGAACAAGCCGTCTTTTGCCATTGCGTATTCAATACGGGGCTGGAACATAATGCAGCTGGAGAGTGAACCGATGATAACGATAATTGCCATAACAGCTGTAGCCGTACCAGCAACGTTGCCGATTAAGGGCAGTTTAGAAGCAACCAAAGCAATCGGTGCCTCTGAAGTTGCAAGCTCTTGAATGGGGAGAATACCGGTAGCAACAAATGTAAGCCCAACATAAAGGCCAAGAACAACCAATGCG from the Hydrogenoanaerobacterium saccharovorans genome contains:
- a CDS encoding GntR family transcriptional regulator, with the protein product MVTEYRSRPREEAAERIECYIIQNKLSVHDRLPSERDMCEMWSINRSTLRSAIRRLTAEGILYSKVGSGTFVAPPKFERCLQDAEVDGFGRMVESAGRRVTTQVVSARICEATKQLSRKMHVMMGHRLFETVRLRYLDEIPVLLVTSYIDADRAPGIDQYDFSKCSLYSTLKEQYGIAICGGEEIVNVTYTDKEESEQLNIPENAPVFYQSGVVFDQEKVPVEYFKAIVRSEYIRFVSTLTTKKPKE
- the frlD gene encoding fructoselysine 6-kinase; translation: MAKLAAVGDNCMDVYENIGKSYPGGNPVNVAVYFTRMGGQASYTGAVGTDKYGALMADAIKQKGVDTSHIKFLPGNTAITHVELIDGERVFGDYEEGVLADMVLDASDIDFLCSHEMVVTGLWGNVHNNLAEIHSRGVPVAFDAATRPDDPVVDIAISSVDYLFFASDDGDTPALRDCMQKLHARGPMLVICTLGEKGSIAYDGKIFTVGGIVPCTVVDTMGAGDSYIAGFLYGILQQKPLPECMHMGAANSSVTLGYNGAW
- a CDS encoding alpha/beta hydrolase translates to MGTFAGDFYSESLRMTTQLKVIFPDISNDVTPVVSGQPSVLYLLHGLAANAGEWTRFSKIEYYAKKYNLIVIMPEVQRSFYIDAAYGPRYFSYVAEELPKICKKWFCLPDTREKTFIAGESMGGYGAAKCMLRYPKQYAAAATLSGVMNLPRIADDIAAGRWEDVAPQEFSALLGRDATVRPEDDVIALVQKAATEPDRPRLIQICGTEDFLYQDNQIFRKAAEQAGYNHTYLEWQGDHEWPFWDVAIQRAIQFFYNMDLKSTPIY
- a CDS encoding GntR family transcriptional regulator, with translation MTIEREINYQSPVYLQLREVVRTKIEDGDYLPGTTIPSENELAETYGINRLTVRNAVDALVKEGLLRRVQGKGVYVVGNKIERDLETLGGFTQTMLEKNAKPSTKVLIKIRRPAGIKYAHIFSIPPTENIYYIKRLDLANGEPISLEEIFLPCSLVPKLEGIDLAVFSLYEVYNFYGIQLEHARQALDLAELETSDARMLGIEPGSATLLFSCTSYDQTGRVIEYSRSYTRGDKCNFTVHFHK